The genomic window AGAGAAGTTGTATACTTCGCCTTCAATTTCTTGGTCTGGGTAAGCATCAACATCAATTTTTACTTTTTGCCCAGCGTGAATTTTCTCTAACTGCGTTTCTTTAAAATTGGCCGTTACGTAAATGCTGTTGTCATTAACGATAGAGAATAACGATTGCCCTGCTTGTACCAACTGGCCTTTTTGCACACTTTTTTTACCAACAATACCTGTAGTTGGTGCTTTAATTTGTGTGTAAGAAAGTTGCAGTTTGGCAAAATCAACCTCGGCTTGGCGTTGGGTAACGCCAGAATTGCTCACATTTAATTGCGATTGCGTAGTACCCACTTGTTTTACAGCAGCATGATATTGATCTACTGCTGCATCGTAAGCAGCTTGTGCAGTTTCTTTTTGTGCTTTGGCTTGGTCAAATGCTTGTCTAGTAATCGAACCATCTTTTACCAAGTTCTCATATCTATCGTAATCTTTTTTGGCTAAATCTAATTTCACTCTAGCAGCTTCGATATTTGCTTTTGCGGTTGCCGTGTTAGCCGAAGTAGCAATAATTTGAGCTTGAGAAACGCCAACTCCTGCATTAGCACCAGATTGGCTAGCTTTTGCCTGTTCTAGTTTAATTTGATAATCGCTATCATCTAAAGTTACCAGCACGTCGCCTTGTTTCACTTCGGTGTTTTCTTCAAAATTGATGTCTTTTACATAACCGCTTACTCTTGCAATTACCGGACTAATATCGCCATCAATTTGAGCATCGTCTGTATCTACGTGTTTGCTGTAATAATTATATTGAGTGAAACCAAATATGGCTCCTATAACAATAAATGCTCCTAAAATAATAGGAATTACTTTGTTTTTCTTTTTTGTGGGCTGTGTCATGTTATGTTTAGTTGTATTGTGTAATTTTTCCTGTTGACTTTAACAAGGTGTAATAAGCTAATTGTGCATCGGCCTTGGCTAGTTCTAAATTAATTTTAGCTTGGTACAATAAGGTTTCTGCATCAATTCTATCTGTTGCAGAAGCAATGTTGTTTTGATATTTCGACTCTAATAACCTATCATTTTCTGTAGCTTGGGCAATAGAAGTTTCTAGTACGTTGATTTTTTGAACGGCCAATTGATAGTTTTGGTAATTTCTGTTCAATTCGGTTTTTACATTATCCGTAAAAATTTCTTTTTGCGTATCTATTTCCAATTGTTGCACTTTGGCTTCGGCAACTTTGTTTTTGTTGGTCCATAAAGAGCCTATGTTCCAAGAAACAGTAGCACCTAAAGTAATTGGCATTACAAATTGTTGGTTGCTAGGGATGAAATTTCCACTTGGATTAACATAGTACAAATTTGCACCTAAACCTACCGTAGGCCTTGTATTAGCTTGAATAGATTTGATATTATAATCTGCTGCTTTATGTTGTAAATCGAACTGCTGTAATTCTTGTCTGGTGGATAAAGCAGTAGTTAAATATTCAGAGAAAGAAGTTAATTGTGGTAATGCCGCATCAGCTTCTTTAATTTCGATATCTGTATTTTCTGCTAAACCTAGAAGTACATCAAGATTGTAATTAATTACCTTTCTATTACTCTCGATCTCTAGATCAGTTAAAGAAACATTGGCCTGTTGTAATTGAAACCTCAATACATCATTTTTGGTTACCAAGCCTTGTTCGTAAAACCGTTGTGCTTGTTTCAACTGTTTAGCAATAGCAGCCAAGTTTTGTGCTACCACTTTTTTGCTTTGCAACAATTTGTACAGCGAGAAATATCCATTTACAACAGCGTAGCTTACTTCTTCTTTGTTTTTGTCGGCATCTAATAAAGCAATTTCTTTCAAAAGCTTAGTAGATTCTTGTGCATATTTCAGCTTACCGCCGCCGTAAACTAATTCTTGTACGGCTGCTGTTCCAACAAAAGCATCTGCTCTTTTGGGTAAGTTAATAGGATTTCCTTCGCCAATTTTTAAGGTATTTGTAGGGATTTCGGCATGGTTATACATGAAGCTTGCAGTAGCGCTTGGTAAGGCATTATCCTTAACTACGGCTAATTTGGCAACGGCTTCATCTATTTTTTGTTGAGATAGTTTTAGGTTCTTGCTATTGGCAATGCCTAAATCTATCGCCTCTTGTAGGCTTAATTGCTTAACATTTTGTGCGTGTAAAGCTGTAGGAATAAAAAACAAACTCAGTAAAAACAGCTTGAGTTTTACCGAGAAATTAAAATCCCCTTTAGGGGAATTAGGGGTTATTGGTATCATTGTTTGGGTGTTAAATGCGTAAGTATCATGTCTTGCAGGTGAGCAATCAATCGTGTTTTAATTACTTCTCTGTCTTTTTCGTTATCTAAATCATAGCTGCTGTCTGGAGAAACTTTATTAGGCGATGTGGTGACCATGGAGATCGTACCCATCACGCTCACAATCGTCATTCTAATATCTACCTCTCTAAAATCGCCACAAGCTATTCCTTCTTTAATAATGTCTTCGATCACCAGTAGGTTCTGTCCCATGGCGCCTTTAATCTGATCAAAAACTTCGGGACGGAGAGAAAGTGAAAGCTCTCTGTACATCATTTTATGGAAATTTGCATTGCTCAAAATACGCGTTGCATATTTCTCAATCACTTTCATTAATTTTTCTTTGGCAGGGATATTTTCTTCCTTAATTTGGTTCAATTGCGATTTGAAACCCATAACCCGCTCTTCCAAAATCTCTTTGAAAACGCCCATTTTACTTCCAAAATAGTAGTTAATCATGGCCATGTTTGCGCCAGATTCGGCTGCAATTTGACGGGTAGAAGTCCCTTCGAAGCCATTTTCGCAAAACAGCTTTTCGGCGGCTAGCAGTATATCGGTCTTTTTATCGGTTTTTTCCATCATTTATTTTTTGATGGCACAAATTTAATCAATCGATTGATTAAAATACAAATATTTTTATTTTGGTTTACAATTGGATGATAAATGGATTGGTATAACAATTACCTAAATTTATCTTTCTCCCAGCTTAGTGGATTGTTTTGTATGTAATTGGAGATATTTTGATAGGCATTTTCATCGCGAATAATGTGTTCATAATAATTACGTTGCCAGATATTTTTGATGTCATAATTTTTGATGAACCATTTGGTAACGCCAATTTTAAAACCGCGAACAATGGAACCAACGGTTCGTGACGTGCCATGCGGTAGGGGCGAAACATTTTTCGCCCGATTACCCGAAACATTTTTCGCCCCATTATGCAAAATGTTTTTTTCATCATAATCGGACAAATGATGATTTGCGAAGGACAAATGATGATTTGTCCCTACGGGAGGTGCGGTAATTTAAACGATACCATGAATATGATTGGGCATCACAACAAAATCATGCAAAACAACATTCGTGAAATGTTCGGATATTGAAAACCAACACGTTTCTGCCTGTTTACCCGCATTGCTCAACGTCATTTTACCATTAACGATTTTGCCAAAACGATGAATTCTATCCTGACAACAAATCGTGATAAAATACAGTCCTTCTTTAGAATAGTCGTAACCTCGCAATCTGATGGATTGCCTGTTAAATTGATAATGCATTTTGTTTTAGGTAGATGTAGTAATTAAAAATAACAAAAACCTATAAAAACAAAAAACGCCACTGGAATGCAGTGGCGTTTTAAATATTTATTCAATCTACTTGTTACTTGCCTAATTGCTCTAAATATGCTTGAGTTTGCTTTTCTATAGCCAGTGTTGCCACCTTAATGCTAGAACCTACACGAGTAGTTTGTGGGTTAACCGCTAACTTCCCAATGGTAGCCAGTGCATCTACATACCATTTGCCCCAAACCTCAATGATATGCTTTTCATCGTTTGCAGGTTTACCTTCGGCAATTGCCTTTTTACTCAGTTCAAATTCAGTTTTTAAGCGAGTTAAAGCATCTTCCTTAATTTGGGTTACCGTAGCCGACGCTGTATTCTCATCAGCGGTAATTAAAGTATAGGCTGCGGTTAAGGCGCTTACACCAACGTTCTTCATTGTTTTTGGAGAAACCTTGTCAATTCTATCATTATCGGTATGGTAAAAAACATCCGTAAAATGCCACATCAATAAACCTGGTATTTTATTTTGCAGAAATGGCGTATGGTCGCTACCACCTTCAAAGGGGTTAAATTTTACCGTCCAATTGGCAAATTTGCCTTGCGCTTTGCAAATGTCAAATACAAAATCGTTAAAATAATGCGGGAACAAATCTTTCTCTTTTACATCGCCAGCGCCCCATTCAGAGTGTTTATCTTCGCCTCTGGTCCAAATGGCAGAAGGGTCTGGCATTTTTTCTAATAAGAAAGTTCCACCTGTTTTTTCGGTGTCTTCGCCAACCATGTCTAAACTCATTCCCCACAAAATGCCTTTGGCACGAGTGCTATCTTCTACTATGTATCTACGTGTAGAAGTAATTTCATCGCCCCATAAAAAAGTTAAACTACGTTGAGGTTTTAGCTTGCCATTTTTAACGAGTTGTGCGGTTAAGCGAGCCATTTCGGCCAAAGTACCCACACCCGATGCGTTATCATTTGCGCCAGGTTCTTGTACGTGAGCGCTGTAAACAAAGCGCTCTTGTGGTTTTATACTGCCACGAACATTAGCCACAATGGTTAATTCTTCTGCGGGATAGGTTTTAGTAGTGATATTTACTTTTAATTCCACTTTACCTTTCAAGCAAGCTTCTTTTAAACGCTCTTTCGATGCGTAAGATAAAAACAAAACCCATATACCCGCATTTGGTTGCATAGCACTAAACTGAATGGAAGTGGTATGTTTAGTAGGTTGATTATAGCTTGGAAGCGTAAAGCCCAAAACACCAACAGCACCAGCTTTGGCTGCAAAGCTTGCTAAACGTTGCGCAGGTAGCTCTCCAAAAACAATTTTTCCTTTCAAATCTTTGCCAGCTAGGTCCTCTTTGCTAGCTTTATTGATAAAAATAACTTCGGCAGTTACGCCTTCGGCAGGGGTAGAAACACAGTTAATTGGGATCATGTTTCTATTGGTTTTAAAAGATTGCAGTGGCATACTTTCTCCAACAATACTGATGTTTGCATCTACAGGCTCCCAAGCATCGTTTTTCATCTTTCTTTTTTCGATGCGGTAGGTTAGGGGCGCTTCAAATTCATCTTTGCTTTGCAGTACGTAACCTGCCTTTTTCAAAATTTCTTCTACTCGGTAAATACTGGCATCAAAGCCCTTATTCCCCGGCAAACGGAAAAATTGCTCCACAAATGCGGTTGTGGTAAAAGCATTCTTTTCGTTAAAACCAGTTCTGGTTAACTTAAAATATTGTTCTTTTTGGCTTTGTGCTGTAGCATTTAAAGTTACTGCAGTCAATACAATAAAAAGTAGTTTTTTCATGTTTAATGTTGTAGAGCGCAAAAGTAACTAATAATCAAACTCCAAGAATTAATAATCAAAAAATATATAGCTGTTTACAAAAAGATATGAAAAGCAAGGGCAATGCTACTATTAAAAAATAGTCCCGCTATGCGCTACAAGTTTTTCAATAGTCTTCGACAAGCTCAGACTGACATTGAAAACGCTTTTCGCTGCTATCGGGTTTAGTTGGCAGGTATTTTGCACAGGTTTACGTTTTATAAACCTGATGGCAATGGAAAGCCCGCAAACGAGGCACGAGTGCGGACTTGTAATGTACAGCAGGACTTGCTTAAATAGTAATGCGTATTTTGCTTTTCAAAAAGATAAACCAAATAGCTAAATCATTAAAAATTACGCGTACTAATGAGCCAAACATCTAACAAACTAAACAATTAACCATCCAAATTGATATTTTTGTTTATAAATTACATCCCATGAAAAAAGTTCTAATTACTATCGCTATTGTTTTTGCCGTTTTGCTGATTTCGGCGGCAGCGGTTCCGTATCTTTTTAAAGATCAGATTGTTGCAAAAGTAAAATCTGTGATCAACGAAAAGGTAAATGCCAAGGTAGATTTTAAAGAGTTTGATCTGACTTTAATTCGCTCATTCCCCAAAATGGGCATCAGACTAAACGATTTAACGGTAGTAGGTGTAGATAGTTTTGCTCAAGATACGCTAGCAAATATTAAACAGTTACAGCTAGATTTGAATTTGATGAGTGTAATTAAGGGAGAAACGTACGAAATTAATGCCGTTAGCTTGCAGCAACCTGCCATTTTTGCAAAGGTGCTAAAAAGTGGCAAAGCCAATTGGGATATTATGAAGCCAGATAGCGCCGCAAAGCCTACTGATACGGCGAGCACTGCTTTTAAAGCCGCCTTAGAAAAATATTCGATTGAAGAAGGTAAAATTACGTACGATGATGCTTCGCTAAATTTCTTTTTGCAGGCCGAAAATTTAAACCATAGCGGCAAAGGTAATTTTACGCAAGATATTTTTACGTTAACCACACTATCTGATATTAAAAAACTGACGGTTAAATACGGCGGTATTCCTTATTTAAACGGGGTAGTTTTAGATGCTAGTTTGCCATTGGAAATGGACATGAAGCAGATGAAGTTTACGTTTGGCGAGAATAAAATTAAATTGAACGAATTGGTGCTTTCTGCGGTAGGTTACTTGGCCATGCCTAACCAAACCGATATGGTAATGGATTTAAAGTTTGATGCGCAACAATCGGATTTAAAGAACTTTTTATCGTTAATTCCTGCCATTTATGCGGCCAACTTTAAAGATATGGAAGCCACAGGCAAGTTTGGCGTAGACGGTGTGGTAAAGGGTACTTACAATGAAAAAACTATACCAACATTTAATTTGAACTTGGCTATAGCCAATGGTAAAATTAAGTACCCATCGTTACCATCTGCAATTAATAATATTCAGGTTAAAGCAAATATTGCCAATCCAGATGGTGTTTTAGATCATACGGTGGTTAACATTCCGGCTTTTCATTTAGAGTTTGGCAAAGCTCCATTAGATGGGCGTTTGTTGGTTAAAAACCCAATGAGCGATCCTTTTGTGGATATGGCTTTGAAGGGAAACTTAGATTTGAAGCAGTTGACTACCATTTTTCCACTAAAAGATATGACTATTTCTGGGGTGTTAAATGCTGACGTTCAGGCTGCGGGTAGAAAATCATCGGTAGATAAAGGCCAGTACCAAGATTTTAAAGCATCTGGCCAAATGCAGGCCACTAATTTTGTGTATGCTGGTGCCAGTGTGCCAATGCCGGTAAGTATTCCATCGGCAAAAATGACTTTCAGTCCGAAGAATATTACGTTAAGCAACCTTTCTGCTAAACTTGGAAAAAGTGATTTTGCAGCTAATGGTTCTATTAATAATTATTTGAATTATGTTTTCAAGAAAAATCAATTGTTAGAAGGTAATTTCAACCTCTCGTCTAACTATATTGATGTAAACGAGCTGATGGGGCCAAGCGTAGCCGCAGAAACAAAATCGAAGGAAGAAGTGCCTTTGACTGTGTTTGAAGTGCCTGCGAATATCAATTTCAATATGGCTTTAAAAGCCAGCCAGTTGAAATACGACAAATACGATATAAAAAACGCAAAAGGTGCTTTGCAAGTAAAAGATAGAACGGTTTACTTTAAAGATTTGGGTTTAGATATGGTTGGAGGAACCATTAAAATGAACGGTTCTTATGCAACCGTTAATCCTAAAAAACCAAAAGTTGATGTAGATTTTGGGTTAGAAAAAGTGGACATTCAACAAGCCTTTAATGCATTTAACACCGTGAAACTGTTAGCGCCAATTGCGCAGTATGCCAAAGGAACTTTTTCTACCAATTTAAAATTCAATTCTGATTTGGATGAGAAAATGATGCCGATTTATTCTTCGATTAACGCAGAAGGTCTGGCTAATATTATCCAAGCGGTGGTAGATGGTTTTGAGCCGGTAACTAAATTGGCAAATACTTTGGGCGTTACCGAAATGAAAAAAATAGAGGTAAACGACCTAAAAACTAAATTTAGAATTGACAATGGCCGTTTAATTGTAGCTCCTTTTGATATCAAGGTAAAAGGTGTGGCAATGAACGTTGCTGGTTCAAATGGTATAGACCAAACTATGGATTACGATTTGGTGTTAAATGTACCACGTGCCATGTTGGGAAGTGCCGCTAATAATGCTGCTAACTCTGCAATGGCAGCTTTAAATAGTAAGCTAGGTACCAACGTAGCCATGGGCGAAACCATTAAAATTAACGCCGATTTGTTGGGCACATTTTTAAAACCTAACATTAAGCTTAAATATGGTGCTGGCGAAGGAACCGCTGGAAGTGCTGCAAAAACGGTAGTTAACCAGGTAGTAGCAGAGAAAAAGGCAGAGCTAGAAACTAAAGCCAAAGAAAAGGTAGACACCCTAAAAAAGCAAGCGGTTGAAAAAGCAACTACCGAAATTGGCAACAAGCTAAAAGGCTTATTTAATAAGAAGAAAAAAGATACTTAATAACAATAGCTCGTTTTGCAAAGATTCTTTGCTACTTGAGTTATAAAAAGGGGTATTATTTTGATGATAGGATAAATCTTTGGAATGACTTTTACCAAAGATGGTTATTTAAGGATTTTACTTTGTAGATTTTTGGTTCTACACATGCTGTCGATAAATTGGTAAATTGCACGCTACGTTCGAAATGAAGAATTTTGTATCATAATTCGCATTTAGATAACTGATTTGAAACGCAAAAAAAAACCTCGCATTTTTCTGAAAGTGCGAGGTTTTTTTACCTATTTCTTTAACGGCGCCCTTTTGTTCAGTTCTTCAATGGGCATATTCATCATTCTACCCATAGGTTTTTTACCGCGATAAGTAATTACCCTCAGCATATTGGCATCTATCGGTACCACTGAAGGCTCATTGTATTTTGGGTAAAAATGATCTGGGAACGAGTTGTCGAAGCTGTAATAAATATCTAAATCTTCCACTTCTTTACTCAATGTTACCAAAAGCTTTCCATCCGCGGTGCGTTTAACTGCAAAAATTGGATCGTAAACACTTGGTGCGTATTTGGTTTCTGCAATGTTTAAACGTTCGAAATGTTGTTCGGTGCGGGCAAAGAAATTTTTCCAATTCTTCTTCTCTTTAGGGCTCCAAACGCTTTCGGCAATGGCGAAACCACGGGGCCAAGTTTGGTATTCTGCCTGACGTATGTTGTAAACCTGCTCAGTCCATAAGTTACCTTGCCCACCTTTGATGTATTTTGGATCTACGCCATCTGGAACTGGATCAAACTCGTAAGTTTTGCTTAACCTCAAACCTTTGTAAACCTTGGGTTCCGTAATTTCATCGGCCTGCATGTAATCTAGGTACGCGTATTGTGTAGGGCTCATCACTACTTCATGTTTGTTTTTTGCCGCCTGAATGCCATATTTCATATCTCTCCAACTCATCACTGCCGTACTTTGCGATACACCACCTTCTAAAACTTCGTCCCAAGCCATAAAACGTTTACCATGTTTGGCTACAATTTTTTCTAGCCTACGTTCGAAATAGCTTTGTACTTGGTGCATGTTTTTTAAATTCTCACGCTTCATTAGTTCAAGAATTTGCGGAGTTTTCTCCCAAAAATTATGAGGCGCTTCATCGCCACCCATGTGCATATATTCGAACGGGAAAATTTTAGCCACTTGCGACACCACAGTGTCTAAGAACTCATAAACTTTCTCGTTGGCTGGGCAGAGCGTATTGTCTACCATAGCTAAAGGTGGCGCACCACGGCTCCAATCCATAATGCGTTCGCCGCTACGAACTTTGTAGTTAACAGCGTCTGGCGTACAAGAAAGCTCTGGGTAAGAAGCTACTGCGGCCAAGCTATGTCCCGGAACATCTACCTCTGGTAAAATATTTACGAAGCGTTCTTTAGCGTAAGCCACCAATTCTTTCAAATCTTCTTGCGTATAGAAACCACCGTAATTACGAGGTTCATCTGGTTTTGGTGGAATAAAATTGCCAAACGTTCCAACTTTTTTTACGTTCCAAGCACCTACCTCGGTTAGTTTAGGATAACCTTTGATTTCAATTCTCCACCCTTCGTCATCCGTTAGGTGTAGATGCAGAATGTTGTATTTGTAGCGGACCATTGCATCAATGTACTGTTTTACTTCATCTTTGGTAAAGAAGTGTCTAGCTACATCAAACATTAAACCTCGCCAGCCTAAACGCGGATAATCGGTTATATTTACGCAGGGGATTTGCCATTTCACATCTTTTACTTCTTCCTTACTTTCAATCTCTTTTGGCAACAGTTGTATCAGCGTTTGTACGCCATAAAAAATACCAGCCGGTTTATTAGCAGTAATTACAATTTGTTTCGGAGTAACTTGTAGATGATATCCCTCTGCACCAATTACCGCATCGTTTTTATCGGTAAGTACCAACCTAATATTTGATGTATTTGAAGCCGCTGCGGTTGCACTTATAAAATATCCAGTTGGTATGCCTAATCGCTCTTGTAAAAAGGTAATGGATTGTTTTAGCTCATTAGATTTTACCGCTTGGATAAGTATGCTTTGGGGCAATACAAAATGACCTTCTTGTTTGGTAATGGTTACAGGTTCTGGAATGATGGCAATTTCACTATGTGCATGATTAGCAGATTGATTTAGGCTTAGATCCTCTGTAGCCACAACGGTATTTTGCGCTACTGCACCTAGAGAGAAGGAAATTAGGAAAGACGAAAGGAGTAGTTTCATGTTATATTTTGGTCGTGTGAAATGGCAATTTACCAAATACAAAGCAGTTAGGCAATTGATTATTAAAAAATATTAAAAACTCGGATTTGGGTACAAATGCGATATAAAGTAAGCTAATATTCTAATAACCACCTTAGACACCTAAGTACACTTTAGGGAATAGTTATAGAACTTAGGTTTTCTAAGGTGTCTGAGGTGGTAAAATACATTATTTCAAAGCATCCAATACCTGAAACAATTTTCTGCTAATTCCAGAACCGCTATAGTTGTTGATATTGATTACGGCTACATATTTGTTTCCATTTTTGGCAGTATAGTAGCCAGCGTAAGCAGTGACATCGTTGATATTTCCACTTTTAATGCTCATGCCATTGTACTCTGGAAACGATTTGAGATAGTCAGCAAACCATTCTTCTTTTTGCGCTTGGAATAGGATAGAGGCCATGGCCATTGTTGTGATGCGGTTGCCTGGAGAAAGCCCGCTACCGTCAATCATATTCAGTGCGTTCTTGTCGATGCCTTTACCTCCCCAAAAATCTATTACCGCTTTTGCTCCATTTCTAGTGCTGCTTTCTTTACCTTGTTTAAAGGCTATGGTTTTTAGCAATTGCTCGCCATAAAGGTTAATACTTTTTTTCTGGAACCAATATACCAGTTCACTTAAAGTAGGCGAAAATATACTTAGTAAAGGTTTTTGTTCGCTGCTAATTTGTTTGTTTTCCAATGCCAGTAAGCGGCTAGAGCTAGGAGCATTGCTACATGCTATACTCAATCTTTTCAAGGTGTCTTGTAGGCGATAAGCAGCATCAAAAGCTGCATCGGGTAATGATAATGAAATT from Pedobacter sp. SL55 includes these protein-coding regions:
- a CDS encoding HlyD family secretion protein, producing MTQPTKKKNKVIPIILGAFIVIGAIFGFTQYNYYSKHVDTDDAQIDGDISPVIARVSGYVKDINFEENTEVKQGDVLVTLDDSDYQIKLEQAKASQSGANAGVGVSQAQIIATSANTATAKANIEAARVKLDLAKKDYDRYENLVKDGSITRQAFDQAKAQKETAQAAYDAAVDQYHAAVKQVGTTQSQLNVSNSGVTQRQAEVDFAKLQLSYTQIKAPTTGIVGKKSVQKGQLVQAGQSLFSIVNDNSIYVTANFKETQLEKIHAGQKVKIDVDAYPDQEIEGEVYNFSPITGAKGSLLPPDNATGNFVKVIQRVPVKIKIINKDKTILEKLRPGMSVKVSVAI
- a CDS encoding TolC family protein is translated as MIPITPNSPKGDFNFSVKLKLFLLSLFFIPTALHAQNVKQLSLQEAIDLGIANSKNLKLSQQKIDEAVAKLAVVKDNALPSATASFMYNHAEIPTNTLKIGEGNPINLPKRADAFVGTAAVQELVYGGGKLKYAQESTKLLKEIALLDADKNKEEVSYAVVNGYFSLYKLLQSKKVVAQNLAAIAKQLKQAQRFYEQGLVTKNDVLRFQLQQANVSLTDLEIESNRKVINYNLDVLLGLAENTDIEIKEADAALPQLTSFSEYLTTALSTRQELQQFDLQHKAADYNIKSIQANTRPTVGLGANLYYVNPSGNFIPSNQQFVMPITLGATVSWNIGSLWTNKNKVAEAKVQQLEIDTQKEIFTDNVKTELNRNYQNYQLAVQKINVLETSIAQATENDRLLESKYQNNIASATDRIDAETLLYQAKINLELAKADAQLAYYTLLKSTGKITQYN
- a CDS encoding TetR/AcrR family transcriptional regulator; this encodes MEKTDKKTDILLAAEKLFCENGFEGTSTRQIAAESGANMAMINYYFGSKMGVFKEILEERVMGFKSQLNQIKEENIPAKEKLMKVIEKYATRILSNANFHKMMYRELSLSLRPEVFDQIKGAMGQNLLVIEDIIKEGIACGDFREVDIRMTIVSVMGTISMVTTSPNKVSPDSSYDLDNEKDREVIKTRLIAHLQDMILTHLTPKQ
- a CDS encoding transposase encodes the protein MHNGAKNVSGNRAKNVSPLPHGTSRTVGSIVRGFKIGVTKWFIKNYDIKNIWQRNYYEHIIRDENAYQNISNYIQNNPLSWEKDKFR
- a CDS encoding M28 family peptidase, which produces MKKLLFIVLTAVTLNATAQSQKEQYFKLTRTGFNEKNAFTTTAFVEQFFRLPGNKGFDASIYRVEEILKKAGYVLQSKDEFEAPLTYRIEKRKMKNDAWEPVDANISIVGESMPLQSFKTNRNMIPINCVSTPAEGVTAEVIFINKASKEDLAGKDLKGKIVFGELPAQRLASFAAKAGAVGVLGFTLPSYNQPTKHTTSIQFSAMQPNAGIWVLFLSYASKERLKEACLKGKVELKVNITTKTYPAEELTIVANVRGSIKPQERFVYSAHVQEPGANDNASGVGTLAEMARLTAQLVKNGKLKPQRSLTFLWGDEITSTRRYIVEDSTRAKGILWGMSLDMVGEDTEKTGGTFLLEKMPDPSAIWTRGEDKHSEWGAGDVKEKDLFPHYFNDFVFDICKAQGKFANWTVKFNPFEGGSDHTPFLQNKIPGLLMWHFTDVFYHTDNDRIDKVSPKTMKNVGVSALTAAYTLITADENTASATVTQIKEDALTRLKTEFELSKKAIAEGKPANDEKHIIEVWGKWYVDALATIGKLAVNPQTTRVGSSIKVATLAIEKQTQAYLEQLGK
- a CDS encoding AsmA-like C-terminal domain-containing protein, with protein sequence MKKVLITIAIVFAVLLISAAAVPYLFKDQIVAKVKSVINEKVNAKVDFKEFDLTLIRSFPKMGIRLNDLTVVGVDSFAQDTLANIKQLQLDLNLMSVIKGETYEINAVSLQQPAIFAKVLKSGKANWDIMKPDSAAKPTDTASTAFKAALEKYSIEEGKITYDDASLNFFLQAENLNHSGKGNFTQDIFTLTTLSDIKKLTVKYGGIPYLNGVVLDASLPLEMDMKQMKFTFGENKIKLNELVLSAVGYLAMPNQTDMVMDLKFDAQQSDLKNFLSLIPAIYAANFKDMEATGKFGVDGVVKGTYNEKTIPTFNLNLAIANGKIKYPSLPSAINNIQVKANIANPDGVLDHTVVNIPAFHLEFGKAPLDGRLLVKNPMSDPFVDMALKGNLDLKQLTTIFPLKDMTISGVLNADVQAAGRKSSVDKGQYQDFKASGQMQATNFVYAGASVPMPVSIPSAKMTFSPKNITLSNLSAKLGKSDFAANGSINNYLNYVFKKNQLLEGNFNLSSNYIDVNELMGPSVAAETKSKEEVPLTVFEVPANINFNMALKASQLKYDKYDIKNAKGALQVKDRTVYFKDLGLDMVGGTIKMNGSYATVNPKKPKVDVDFGLEKVDIQQAFNAFNTVKLLAPIAQYAKGTFSTNLKFNSDLDEKMMPIYSSINAEGLANIIQAVVDGFEPVTKLANTLGVTEMKKIEVNDLKTKFRIDNGRLIVAPFDIKVKGVAMNVAGSNGIDQTMDYDLVLNVPRAMLGSAANNAANSAMAALNSKLGTNVAMGETIKINADLLGTFLKPNIKLKYGAGEGTAGSAAKTVVNQVVAEKKAELETKAKEKVDTLKKQAVEKATTEIGNKLKGLFNKKKKDT
- a CDS encoding beta-N-acetylhexosaminidase, translating into MKLLLSSFLISFSLGAVAQNTVVATEDLSLNQSANHAHSEIAIIPEPVTITKQEGHFVLPQSILIQAVKSNELKQSITFLQERLGIPTGYFISATAAASNTSNIRLVLTDKNDAVIGAEGYHLQVTPKQIVITANKPAGIFYGVQTLIQLLPKEIESKEEVKDVKWQIPCVNITDYPRLGWRGLMFDVARHFFTKDEVKQYIDAMVRYKYNILHLHLTDDEGWRIEIKGYPKLTEVGAWNVKKVGTFGNFIPPKPDEPRNYGGFYTQEDLKELVAYAKERFVNILPEVDVPGHSLAAVASYPELSCTPDAVNYKVRSGERIMDWSRGAPPLAMVDNTLCPANEKVYEFLDTVVSQVAKIFPFEYMHMGGDEAPHNFWEKTPQILELMKRENLKNMHQVQSYFERRLEKIVAKHGKRFMAWDEVLEGGVSQSTAVMSWRDMKYGIQAAKNKHEVVMSPTQYAYLDYMQADEITEPKVYKGLRLSKTYEFDPVPDGVDPKYIKGGQGNLWTEQVYNIRQAEYQTWPRGFAIAESVWSPKEKKNWKNFFARTEQHFERLNIAETKYAPSVYDPIFAVKRTADGKLLVTLSKEVEDLDIYYSFDNSFPDHFYPKYNEPSVVPIDANMLRVITYRGKKPMGRMMNMPIEELNKRAPLKK